The Methylobacterium currus genome contains a region encoding:
- a CDS encoding SDR family oxidoreductase, which produces MKLNNKIALVTGGTSGIGLAAVTLFRREGAKVVVIGTDRERLKQVETQLGEDGLAMAANLRRPGEIDRVIEAVQDRYGRVDVLFANAGLGRAAPLEAVTEADLDEQFEVNFKGLFLTIQKAVPLIARGGSIVLTTSFLNTKGTPGLSILSATKAAVRSLARTLGAELAPRGIRINAVSPGPISTPFASKMGLSEQELKAFAEGVEGQVPLQRFGEADEVARAALFLASEDSSYVTGIEIVVDGGLSQF; this is translated from the coding sequence ATGAAGCTCAACAACAAGATCGCCCTCGTTACGGGCGGTACATCCGGCATTGGTCTTGCCGCGGTCACGCTGTTTCGGCGCGAGGGAGCCAAGGTCGTCGTGATCGGAACCGATCGGGAGCGATTGAAGCAGGTCGAGACGCAGCTGGGGGAGGACGGCCTCGCCATGGCTGCCAACCTGCGCCGTCCTGGCGAGATCGATCGTGTGATCGAGGCGGTGCAGGATCGCTACGGCCGCGTCGACGTGCTGTTCGCCAATGCGGGCCTGGGCCGAGCCGCTCCCCTGGAGGCGGTCACGGAAGCCGATCTCGATGAACAATTCGAGGTCAACTTCAAGGGCCTGTTCCTCACCATCCAGAAGGCGGTGCCGCTGATCGCCAGAGGCGGCAGCATCGTGCTGACCACCTCCTTCCTGAACACGAAGGGCACACCGGGCCTGTCGATCCTGTCCGCCACCAAAGCAGCGGTGCGCTCGCTGGCTCGCACGCTCGGCGCCGAGCTGGCGCCGCGCGGCATCCGGATCAACGCCGTCAGCCCCGGCCCGATCAGCACGCCCTTTGCCAGCAAGATGGGCTTGAGTGAGCAGGAGCTGAAGGCCTTCGCCGAAGGGGTCGAGGGGCAGGTGCCGCTACAGCGCTTCGGTGAAGCAGACGAAGTGGCGCGGGCCGCTCTGTTCCTCGCCAGTGAAGACAGCTCCTACGTGACTGGCATAGAGATCGTGGTCGACGGCGGCTTGTCCCAGTTCTAA
- the gcvA gene encoding transcriptional regulator GcvA → MRAPDHLNALRAVEAAARHQSFALAAQELNVTPAAVGQLVRRLEESLGVELFHRAQSGPARLVVTEAAKAVIPDLRSGFASLSAAMDRLRSARKRRVLSVTVPSAFADKWLLHRLDAFNQQHPDCELLIDTSTALVDFASQSVDVGIRYGAGVWPGLVAFPFARDAFFPVCSPALLEGAPALRTPDDLQHHPLIHDTSMASTSAFRTWRDWHLAAGLDVSDSERGLRINDSAAAYRMAMTGNGVALGRTTLVEQDLEDGRLVCPFGPIMDCALAYYVVCRPQDVQDATIISFRDWLITEIHSDAL, encoded by the coding sequence ATGAGAGCCCCTGACCACCTCAACGCGCTGCGCGCGGTCGAAGCGGCCGCCCGCCATCAGAGCTTCGCGCTCGCAGCGCAGGAGCTGAACGTCACGCCAGCCGCCGTTGGCCAGCTCGTTAGGCGCCTCGAGGAGAGCCTCGGCGTCGAGCTGTTTCACCGCGCCCAATCGGGGCCAGCGCGACTGGTCGTCACCGAGGCCGCGAAGGCCGTGATCCCCGACCTGCGATCCGGGTTCGCCAGCCTGTCCGCAGCCATGGACAGGTTGCGATCGGCTCGGAAGCGTCGGGTCCTGTCCGTCACTGTGCCGAGTGCGTTCGCCGACAAGTGGCTTCTTCACCGCCTCGACGCGTTCAACCAGCAACACCCCGACTGTGAGCTGCTGATCGATACGAGCACGGCGCTCGTCGATTTTGCGAGCCAGTCCGTCGACGTGGGCATTCGCTATGGAGCCGGCGTATGGCCAGGCCTGGTGGCCTTTCCCTTTGCTCGCGACGCGTTCTTCCCAGTGTGCAGCCCGGCGCTGCTGGAGGGGGCTCCCGCACTGCGGACGCCCGACGATCTGCAGCATCACCCGCTCATCCATGACACGTCGATGGCCTCGACGTCGGCCTTCCGGACATGGCGTGACTGGCATCTGGCGGCTGGGCTCGATGTGTCCGATAGCGAGCGTGGCCTTCGCATCAACGACTCCGCTGCGGCCTACCGCATGGCGATGACCGGCAACGGCGTGGCCCTGGGGCGCACCACACTCGTTGAGCAGGATCTGGAGGATGGCCGGCTGGTCTGCCCATTCGGTCCCATCATGGATTGTGCATTGGCCTACTATGTGGTTTGCCGTCCTCAGGACGTGCAAGACGCGACCATTATTTCATTTCGCGACTGGTTGATAACAGAGATTCACTCCGACGCGTTGTAA
- a CDS encoding Crp/Fnr family transcriptional regulator, with protein MPSETCAPDQHPCRHGRTEGGCAECRVRLVSVCAALTGDELDELEGLSRHVAFDARQTLFSQDEEAIAVFNITEGAVRLSRLLPDGRRHVMGFALIGDFLGLALPERQTVTAEALSPVAVCRFERRAFLDLVTRKPHLLQRLHERAGYELGLAQDQMMLLGRRGAEEKVASFLLGLRERYARIGLTSVTLELPMGRQDIADHLGLTIETVSRTLSRFDREKVILIVPGGVRLLDLGRLKRLAG; from the coding sequence ATGCCGAGCGAGACTTGCGCGCCAGACCAGCACCCGTGCCGGCACGGCCGGACCGAGGGGGGCTGCGCCGAGTGCAGGGTCCGCCTTGTCAGCGTCTGCGCTGCACTCACCGGCGACGAACTCGATGAACTCGAAGGGCTCAGCCGGCACGTTGCGTTTGATGCGCGCCAAACCCTCTTTTCGCAGGACGAAGAGGCGATCGCCGTCTTCAACATCACTGAAGGGGCGGTGCGCCTCTCGCGCCTGCTGCCGGACGGGCGCCGCCACGTCATGGGCTTCGCCCTCATTGGGGATTTCCTCGGCCTCGCGCTGCCGGAGCGGCAGACGGTGACCGCCGAGGCGTTGTCGCCTGTTGCCGTCTGTCGCTTCGAGCGGCGGGCGTTCCTGGATCTCGTGACGCGAAAGCCCCACCTGCTGCAGCGCCTGCATGAGCGAGCGGGCTACGAACTCGGCCTCGCGCAGGACCAGATGATGCTGCTCGGCCGCCGCGGAGCCGAGGAGAAGGTCGCGAGCTTCCTGCTCGGCCTGCGCGAGCGCTACGCCCGGATCGGTCTGACCTCGGTGACGCTGGAACTGCCGATGGGGCGGCAAGACATCGCCGACCACCTCGGCCTCACGATCGAGACGGTGAGCCGCACGTTGTCGCGCTTCGACCGCGAGAAGGTCATCCTAATCGTGCCCGGCGGTGTCCGCCTGCTCGACCTGGGCCGGCTCAAGCGTCTCGCCGGGTAG
- a CDS encoding Crp/Fnr family transcriptional regulator: MSIDVCAGCPVRDRALCRCLNDQERLVLTGLCQRRRVAAGETVMWAGEDSRICANLLSGVLKAVAATADGREQIVGLSYPADFVGEPYAAEIGFTITALTDAELCTFPRRPFERFLEQHARMGNLLLQRTLKALSEARARMLTLARLSAGEKVAELLLDMAVRAGTSAGRPGLEEPVTFELPMTRGHMADVLGMTIETVSRQLTKLKGAGVIVLSGARTVTIVDARGLRRRAVAA; this comes from the coding sequence GTGTCGATTGATGTCTGCGCGGGCTGCCCCGTCCGTGACCGTGCGCTATGCCGCTGCCTCAATGACCAGGAGCGCCTTGTCCTGACTGGCCTCTGCCAGCGGCGCCGCGTGGCGGCGGGTGAGACCGTGATGTGGGCGGGTGAAGACAGCCGGATCTGCGCCAACCTCCTGTCGGGTGTTCTGAAGGCCGTCGCAGCGACGGCCGACGGACGCGAGCAGATCGTCGGCCTGTCGTACCCGGCGGACTTCGTCGGCGAGCCCTATGCGGCGGAGATCGGCTTCACCATCACGGCGCTGACCGACGCGGAGCTGTGCACGTTCCCGCGACGCCCGTTCGAGCGCTTCCTGGAGCAGCACGCGCGGATGGGGAACCTCCTGCTCCAGCGCACACTCAAGGCGTTGAGCGAAGCCCGCGCGCGCATGCTGACGCTGGCACGCCTTTCCGCCGGAGAGAAGGTGGCCGAGCTCCTGCTCGACATGGCCGTGAGAGCGGGGACGTCCGCGGGCCGGCCGGGCCTGGAAGAGCCGGTGACGTTCGAACTTCCTATGACGCGCGGCCACATGGCGGACGTGCTAGGAATGACGATCGAAACGGTGAGCCGGCAACTGACAAAACTGAAGGGCGCTGGGGTGATCGTCCTGTCTGGCGCCCGGACTGTCACGATAGTCGATGCGCGCGGGCTCAGGAGGCGGGCCGTGGCGGCGTGA
- a CDS encoding cupin domain-containing protein encodes MRIFVGFVSLVLAGVMAGGTVQPSAAGASDAAVTVQRSGSQPSAKGSPEWFTGSVRVDPLLKEMPPSLMSGGLVTFEPGARTAWHTHPLGQTLIVTAEAGRLQQWDGQVQEIRPGEVVRIPPGVKHWHGASATAGMSHVDIAEALDGKVVD; translated from the coding sequence ATGCGCATCTTTGTCGGCTTCGTGTCACTCGTGCTCGCCGGCGTGATGGCCGGCGGGACCGTTCAACCCTCCGCCGCCGGAGCGTCGGACGCGGCGGTTACGGTTCAAAGGAGCGGCTCCCAGCCCTCGGCCAAGGGCTCGCCGGAGTGGTTCACCGGCTCCGTGCGCGTCGACCCGCTTCTGAAGGAGATGCCGCCGTCACTGATGTCGGGCGGGCTCGTCACCTTCGAGCCGGGCGCGCGAACGGCCTGGCACACGCACCCGCTCGGCCAGACCCTGATCGTCACGGCCGAGGCCGGCCGGTTGCAACAGTGGGACGGCCAGGTTCAGGAGATCCGGCCCGGCGAGGTGGTGCGCATCCCGCCCGGCGTAAAGCACTGGCACGGCGCCTCGGCCACAGCCGGCATGAGCCACGTCGACATCGCGGAGGCGCTCGACGGCAAAGTCGTCGATTAG